The genomic stretch TGTTAGCATTCTAGAAAGAGTACTGGTCATGAACATGAACAATCCAAAAAGTTACTGTTAGGCTCACAACGTCAATGGTATATAGAAGCAAGTCAAACTTTTACTTACCAACCTAATAGGTCATAGGCGGTATTATTTTCGCATATTGTAACTTTGGAGTTTTGTACTACAGTCTTGAAAGAACCCAAGTAGTGGTTAAACAGCTTAGTATTTGCAAACATATAAGAGAAACTAGAGAGTACTATAGCTGCGACAGAATTTTTCTTGCCAGTTAATTCATCGTTATCTGCGTCTGCTCCAAGATATACCTACAGGATGAATTGGACTCTTCCCTCTGCCTAATGCAAAACTGCGAGACTACAAATCTTCCATGTCGGGAATTGTGTTAGTTGATCTTTGAATCCAAGTCTCTTCAACCATTACCCCCACAGTGTTGCCAGCAGTGTTCTTCATGTTCATTACCTTGTCACCACCCGCCTCTAACAGAGTCTTCATCATTCCGTCAAATTCCCTTTGTATTTTTTCTTGAGGTAGTTGACGCCAACATAAATGCCTATTCGCTGCTTCATAAAGCGGCGTGTTTCCCTTTAGGTTCTTTATGCCTACGTTAGCCCCTCGGTATAAGAGAAACTGTAGAGCCTCGACGCGATGCCAGTGCGATGCCAGTGTGCACAAACATGTATTGCCACTTGCATCGGCGTGAGATAGCTCCCCACGCTCTGTAAAAAGCAAGCTCATAGTCGCTGCTTCGTGAGGGATGCCGTCGTTGAATCGGTCACATAAAAACTGAAATGGTGCTCTCCCTTCTCGGTTTTGGATACTCGCATCAGCGCTATTGTCGAACAAATACTGAAAGACGCCTTTTTAGGTGATTGTAAAGCAGCCGTAGCTGTGTGCAGCATAATGCAGAGGCGTTCCTCCATCGTGATCCTGAGCATTGACGGTCCTAGGGTTGCTTTCCACTAGTAATTTCAGTGTATTCACTAGCCTCTTATTAAATTCGGGGCATTCAATTAGGCTTGGGTGAAATTCTTCTTTACTTCCACCAGCTGTCCAATGAAGCGGGAGGCGTCTATAGCTGCTGCACCGCGAAACCAGCTCGGCAGCATCACCACTACCTATATAGTGCCTAGGCAGTATTCGGACGGCCTCGACATTCCAATATATATTAGCAGCGAACAAAGCCGTGACTCCACAAGTTATTACCTTCTTCTCAGTGGCGGCATGATCGCCCGTGCTGTATGTATAAGTTCCCTCATTTGGGTCAGCGCCGTTGTCGATGAAACGTTTGATCAAACCCAAGGAACAGCGAGCGTTAAAACATTCTCTATCGGCTGATCTAGCTCTATTGTCACCTCTGTAGGAAAACTCGGACATTCGCCGAAATCTTCCGCCGATGCACCTTTATCAAGCGGCATGTGCATTATTTCGTCGCGGCGTGAAGCCTCATTGTCGATATTGAACCCCAACCATTTCGCAGCCGCTAATATGGCTGACTTGTCGTTCTCAGCTCTTGCGTGAATGTCGTTATATTTTTGGTATTCCTCTTAAAGAAGACGAACTGTCAAGGCGACAATGCTCGCACGCCGTGCTGAGTAACAAAAATCCTCGTTCATGAGGAGGCTGCATTGTGTTTGTATTCGAAGCGTAATGTTGCAAGAGCGCTCTAGCACATCCACACCCCCGCGAGCAGTCCCCAGATGGAAAATATCTCCGATACATATTTCAgagtattttttaatatagtGAACCAGtgcatcaacatcattgtTCACAAGGATTGCGCGCAGCAGTCGACGATCACAAGTCTCAAATAAGCTGTTGTCGTTTTCATCAACAAGCGTATGGAAAGGCTGAGGTGGATATCCATCATCGCCTATCTGAAGATTGTAAAATCCGGTATACAACGACGCCGAGATACGAGACACCTTTTCAGTCATCTTGCCAATGTGGATTTGTTGCACTGTAGAGTTGCAGCGCTTTCGTTGGATGGCCTTTTATGACTTGCGATATGCTATCAAACTGCAGCCAACATAGACGGCGTAACAATTAAGTCAGGCAATAAGTGTCAAGTTTTATTGCATCAGGTCCGCATATTGAAATACGGCGCCGAAGTGTTCAGGTGCAATAATAACTTGGGAGGATGATTTGGGACCGCCCCAGCAGGCAGCTATCAAGCCTCTAATACCACTCTGGCATGGTAGAGCACAGTACCTGAGCTGAAAAGTTTGCAATAGCAGGGGGATTATTGAGGCTAATACAAGGCATAACCTTTGATGGAACACAGCCTACAAGCTACTTCATACAAATACTGTATGCTGTTGGTCGCGACGCAATAGTACTATTTCATGCAGCTTAGATCTCCACCTAAACTTCTTTATATTGGTGGAATTATATAACCGGTCCGAGCTAATGCGGGTGCCAATTCCTTTCGACGCCAACCACAACCAACAACATAAACGAGCCCCCCTGGTATCATACTCCGACCCAGGCATAGTGCATAACTTAACCAGAGCTCGGAACAAGCGGTATCTCCCCCTTGCATGTTCCATTTGTAGAAACTATCTTCCGTGATTTTGTACTGCTCTCTGACATCTCCACTCACAACAAAGTGGAACGTTGTGCAAGTGGCAAATGATGCCAGGCTCTGTTGGGCTAGGTACAGCTTCGTTAGTAGTTGTCGGCTTGATACTTGAAGGCGTCGGTCTCGTAGTCGTAGACGACGCTTTAATCTTGAAGATGTGGACTTGCTCGTCGTGGATGTAGCCTTGGTACTAGCAAAAGGGTTGCCTGTTACGGATGAAGTCTTACTTGTTGTACCTATAGTAGATTTTGTTATAGAGGAATCTGTCGACGATGCGGCTGTCGATGCGGTAGTAGATGCTTGTTCTTGTCCTGAAGCCCAGCCTGGAATGGGATCGACGCAGGTAagcattttcttttcgcaGAATCTTGACCACAGGTCACCTTCCTTGGACTTGGATTGGCTGCTGTTAAAAAGTTAATAGTAACCTAGTACTGTAGCTAAATTTGTACACATAAAACGTTGCCATCCTTCAGATTCACTGAACACGGTCTGTTGTCAAACTTTTGGCAACATTCACTCCCGTGAGAGGACTGGCAGGATGAGAATCTTCTGGCTGTGTTTTATTTTAGAGTTGGCCGCTGTAGGTCCCTCTAGGAGTCGTTAGGCAGACGATTGTTCCTAAGTAAGGATCTGTCGAATGTAAGTTGGCACAATTCCAGGTAATCACGTTGTTATACATCAGCAATTGTCGTGTTGAAATGCCAGTTTTAGCTGTGATGCTTCTACAGTCGTCATTTGGGTGCACCTTATATACGCGATTGCACGGAAGGGGTGGACAAAGCTTGGCGTCAGTTGCGATGGATAGGCAGTTGGTAATAATACCATTGATGCGATAGGGGGTAGCAGCAGACAACTTGTGAGACAAGGCAATGGAATCGTATCTGTTTGGGGTACATGATTGTAGAGAACACTCACCGCTCGTTAGAGAAAAGCGCGTAATCACAATCAGTTCTTTGATGGGCGGTGTTAATAACGTACCGAACATCGTTGTTGGTTACGAGAATCGAGGTCTCGTTGCCATTGGGCAGAGTAATCTGATTTCAGAATAGGACTGCCAGGTAAAATGATGTGCTTACGTCACGAATCTCGAACGATGTCTAACCGGACGCTCTTTGAAGGGTAATAGCTGTAGGATATAAACTCCGGATATGTAGTTTCGCTCGACTGGATTGACAGTCCTATAAGAAAACAAGTTGTTCCCCGGACTGGTGAAGCCTAGCAAACGATATATCCTGGTCACTGCTGATATAAACAATTTATAGGAAAACTTTTGAGAACTATATCTGACAAGTCGCGTGTTCCGGTCAGCGAcagcttcttggctgatGCGAAGAGCATATCTCTCGATCGCATGCTTCAAGCCTTTCTTTGAGCGGGAATGTCTTTCCAGAGGAATATAcaattttaaaaataactcAATTAGCTGGCTTTGTAATTATAGATAAATGTTATCATTACTACCAAATTCAGATCAACTTCTAGTCTTGCCCAAACATCTCCTTATAACCTTGCAATGTCTAAGGAAGAATTTGGCTCAAGGGCAAAGTCCTTGAAGAGCTTCCCACATAGACAGTCTTGGCATAGTTAGAGATGAACCAGTTCTGGCTTGATGAGTCCCAGTTACTCAGGTCACGTCTGGTCAACTGGAATGTGACGGTGGCAGCTCGGCCAGGAAGAATCTCAATGTCATCAAATCCTCGCAGAACACGTACGGGATCAGTTGGGCCACCCAGGCTCACATACTAGGACAAATAGTTAGAAATTTTACGAGGACAGATATTTTCGATGATTTGTAAAGTACTTACCAGTTGCGGGATTTCGGTACCCACGACCTTTCCAGTGTTCTCGATTTGAGCTGTGACAGTATACAGAACGTCGTACAGACGAGGATTTCCGCCAGGAGCACCACCAGCCGGGGCGACCTTCTGGGGCGACCCATCCTGAGAGTTTGGAGGGACGTCTTCGGGCTGCCCTTCAGGAACGGGACCCTCGAGATATGGGTAGACGTAGAGGTTAATTGGATCAATGTTCTTGGGGAACTCATTTTTCGCAGGATTCTTGTTGATAGTTCCAAATGTGGGTGCTGATGATGTCTTGCCTTTATTGGGAGTATAATTGCGGACCTTGTGCTTGACAATCTTGAGATCAGAATAGGTGAACGTGGTGTAACTAAGGCCAAAGCCGAACTCGTAGCTTGGTTCAATACCAGCGGCATCGAAGTGGCGATAGTCAATGAAGGTTCCCTCGGTATACGGGATTTGTACCGGATCTTGGGCAGTTGTGTAAATGACATCAGTACCCCAGTCAGTACGCTGCTTGCCCCAGGTAAAGATAGACTTGGCCTGGGGGTTAACCTTGCCGTAGAGAACGTCGGTGATGGAATTGCCGGACTCTTGGCCAGGAAGACCAGCCCAGAGAATGGCAGTGACATTGGGGTTGTTCTTGTAGGCCTCCACAATGATAGGTCCGACAGTGTGCATGACAACGATGGTATTTGGGTTGTGCTGCGCAACCAGTGAGACCACTGCGTCGCCGTTACCCCAGGCAGTGAGGTTGTTTCGATCACCCTGGTTGCCGTCGACAGTGATGTAGCCTTCGCCACTATCGGCGTTGACAAATACAATAGCTGCATCAACACCTGAAGCTGCCTTGATGATAGCATTTGTATCAAAGTTGTTGCTCACATTCCTGAAGCTGGTCTTGTCCTGCTCGGCCTGGGCAGAAAGAGCTGTAACGGGACTGATCAAGTATGGGAAGTTGGCAGTGCCACTTCCCCAACCCATAGCGAGGGTCCAGATGGGGTAGCCGTTCTTGACGTTGGAGCAGCCTCGGTCGCTGCATGCATTGGGGCCCGCTGGGTTGTCATGAGCGTCGTTTCCGATGACGGCAATGCTCTTGGGTTTCTTCAGAGGGAGCGCCTTCTTCGTGTTCTTGAGGAGAACTGTTGAGGCGCCACCAATCTGGCGAATGAGGTTCTTGTGATCAGCTTGTACGTTGACGTGCTGGTTGATGGTCGTAAGTCCCTTGTTTGGATCCTGCGCATATATGGGCCCGGTGGTCTCCAAACTCCATGAATCGAAGTTGACAGGGACTTTGGTAACATCACGGCCAATCTTGTAATAAGAAGTCATAATTCTCACCGCCATGTCGTCGAGTCTCCATTGGGGAACGGTGCCAT from Trichoderma atroviride chromosome 3, complete sequence encodes the following:
- a CDS encoding uncharacterized protein (SECRETED:SignalP(1-21)~antiSMASH:Cluster_3.1~CAZy:GH3) encodes the protein MLPNSIIAAGTLLAGVASGQATSPPKYPSPWINADFNWDDPSPVPTSGRNWAQAYDKAVEFVSKLTLLEKVNLTTGVGWEGGRCVGNSGSIPRLGFPGFCNQDSPLGVRDTDENSAFPAGMNVAATWSRSLMYARGAAMGAEHRGKGVDTQLGPVAGPIGRTPEGGRNWEGFSPDPVLTGVGMAQTVQGIQDSGVIACAKHFIGNEQEHYRQGGASALSNGQNNKQAESSNIDDVTLHELYLWPFADAVRAGVGSIMCSYNQVNNSYACQNSYMLNYILKEELGFQGFVMSDWWAQQSGVASALAGLDQTMAGDQGLASGDTYWGSNLTAAVINGTVPQWRLDDMAVRIMTSYYKIGRDVTKVPVNFDSWSLETTGPIYAQDPNKGLTTINQHVNVQADHKNLIRQIGGASTVLLKNTKKALPLKKPKSIAVIGNDAHDNPAGPNACSDRGCSNVKNGYPIWTLAMGWGSGTANFPYLISPVTALSAQAEQDKTSFRNVSNNFDTNAIIKAASGVDAAIVFVNADSGEGYITVDGNQGDRNNLTAWGNGDAVVSLVAQHNPNTIVVMHTVGPIIVEAYKNNPNVTAILWAGLPGQESGNSITDVLYGKVNPQAKSIFTWGKQRTDWGTDVIYTTAQDPVQIPYTEGTFIDYRHFDAAGIEPSYEFGFGLSYTTFTYSDLKIVKHKVRNYTPNKGKTSSAPTFGTINKNPAKNEFPKNIDPINLYVYPYLEGPVPEGQPEDVPPNSQDGSPQKVAPAGGAPGGNPRLYDVLYTVTAQIENTGKVVGTEIPQLYVSLGGPTDPVRVLRGFDDIEILPGRAATVTFQLTRRDLSNWDSSSQNWFISNYAKTVYVGSSSRTLPLSQILP